A genomic window from Populus alba chromosome 19, ASM523922v2, whole genome shotgun sequence includes:
- the LOC118056956 gene encoding bifunctional TH2 protein, mitochondrial isoform X1 yields the protein MRLLLFTPNPIKTSSSLYFLNSLRSNLTKRTLPTRRSFIPARMAIPPRSIASAPSCTTTSGRSNVNIEEGLASKFWIKFRRESVFAMYTPFVISLASGTLKIDSFRHYISQDSHFLKSFAHAFELAEECADDDEAKLAISELRKGVLEELKMHNSFVQEWGIDPGKEGTINSATVKYTDFLLATASGKVEGVKGLGKLATPFERTKVAAYTLGAMTPCMRLYSFLGKELQAVLDPEEDGHPYKKWIDSYSSESFQASALQTEDLLDKLSVSLTGEELDIIEKLYHQAMKLEIEFFLAQPIAQTTLAPLTKGHNPEEDQLVIFSDFDLTCTVVDSSAILAEIAILTAPKSDVVQPETPIARMSSADLRNTWGLLSGQYTEEYEQCIESIMPSAKVEFNYEALCKALEQLSDFERRANSRVIDSGVLKGLNLEDVKRAGERLILQDGCTGFFQKIVKNENLNTNVHVLSYCWCGDLIRSAFSSGGLDALNIHANELIFEESISTGEIVKKVESPMDKAQAFNDILKNYSSERKNLTVYIGDSVGDLLCLLQADIGIVVGSSASLRCVGSQYGVSFVPLFPGLVRKQKESDGESPNWKGLSGILYTVSSWSEIHAFILGW from the exons aTGCGCCTACTCTTGTTTACTCCAAACCCAATCAAAACCTCTTCATCACTATATTTCCTCAACTCGCTCCGATCCAACTTAACCAAACGCACCTTGCCAACTCGGAGATCTTTCATCCCTGCAAGAATGGCAATCCCTCCACGATCAATAGCATCAGCGCCATCTTGCACTACAACATCAGGCAGAAGTAACGTCAACATTGAAGAGGGTCTTGCTAGTAAATTCTGGATCAAGTTTAGAAGAGAATCCGTTTTTGCTATGTACACTCCTTTTGTCATCTCTTTGGCTTCTGGCACTCTCAAGATTGATTCTTTCAGGCATTATATCTCTCAAGATTCTCACTTTCTCAAATCTTTTGCTCATGC GTTTGAATTAGCGGAAGAGTGTGCTGATGATGATGAAGCAAAGCTAGCAATCTCTGAGTTGAGGAAGGGTGTCTTAGAGGAGCTGAAGATGCACAATTCATTTGTACAG GAATGGGGTATAGACCCAGGTAAAGAGGGGACTATCAATTCTGCTACTGTAAAATACACAGATTTCTTGTTGGCTACAGCTTCTGGGAAGGTTGAAGGAGTGAAAGGTCTTGGTAAACTTGCAACTCCTTTTGAAAGAACAAAAGTTGCAGCCTATACTCTGGGTGCCATGACACCTTGCATGCGGCTGTATTCCTTTCTAGGCAAGGAACTCCAAGCAGTTTTAGATCCGGAGGAAGATGGGCACCCTTACAAGAAGTGGATTGACAGTTATTCGTCTGAGAGTTTTCAG GCATCAGCTCTGCAAACTGAAGACTTGCTGGATAAACTTAGTGTCTCCTTGACAGGCGAGGAGCTTGACATCATTGAAAAGCTTTATCACCAGGCCATGAAACTTGAAATAGAATTCTTCCTTGCTCAGCCAATTGCTCAGACAACTTTAGCTCCCCTGACAAAAGGGCATAACCCTGAAGAAGACCAGCTTGTCATATTTTCTGATTTTGATTTGACATGCACTGTTGTTGACTCTTCTGCCATTTTGGCAGAAATTGCAATACTAACAGCACCAAAATCTGATGTGGTTCAACCTGAGACTCCAATTGCTCGAATGTCATCAGCTGATCTAAGGAACACATGGGGTCTTCTTTCTGGACAGTACACTGAAGAGTATGAACAATGTATTGAAAGCATTATGCCATCTGCAAAAG TGGAATTCAACTATGAAGCTCTTTGTAAAGCACTTGAACAACTTTCAGACTTTGAGCGAAGGGCAAATTCTAGAGTGATTGATTCTGGAGTTCTCAAAGGTTTGAATCTTGAAGATGTAAAACGAGCGGGTGAACGTTTGATTCTTCAGGATGGTTGCACTGGTTTCTTTCAGAAAATTGTGAAGAATGAAAATTTGAACACTAATGTCCATGTGCTCTCATACTGCTGGTGTGGTGATCTCATCAGATCAGCTTTCTCCTCAG GGGGTTTGGATGCTCTAAATATTCATGCAAATGagttaatttttgaagaatcaATCTCCACGGGAGAGATTGTTAAAAAGGTGGAATCTCCCATGGACAAAGCTCAAGCTTTCAATGACATTTTAAAGAATTACAGCAGTGAAAGAAAGAACTTGACTGTTTACATTGGAGATTCAGTTGGTGACTTGCTTTGTCTACTTCAGGCAGATATTGGTATTGTAGTTGGATCTAGTGCAAGCTTAAGGTGCGTGGGAAGTCAATATGGTGTTTCTTTTGTACCACTGTTCCCTGGCTTGGTAAGAAAACAGAAGGAATCTGATGGAGAATCTCCTAATTGGAAAGGGCTATCTGGCATACTATACACAGTCTCCAGTTGGTCAGAAATACATGCCTTCATTTTGGGGTGGTAG
- the LOC118056957 gene encoding uncharacterized protein — MGTHFLLPQLSFPAKTTPPSLPLLNHNNHQLSTGNHTSKPCGPHWAWKNHGPTSTGRSRFNFEDELYTDSGDYDDEFGFSGTGEKRVWWFDDDDDDDWDDDYEENEFGIFKIIKAFGWMIPAVAVSFLLGTDNPNAFLMALVVPLGQTALSLVMDKVWGTTSTNPKRRSRTKTRKKPFARAASKTKKTEPKAGEYKTNEGKASYQSWAATDDGSNKKNTNRAPSFGGWDDLDKASYKAAGRTSKKGDERPKQNKGKLSRRGRVRDRPLLLRLLIAVFPFLASWSKFLF, encoded by the exons ATGGGGACTCACTTTCTTCTCCCACAACTCTCCTTCCCTGCTAAAACAACACCACCATCACTTCCACTTCTAAACCATAATAACCACCAACTCTCCACCGGCAATCatactagtaagccttgcggcCCTCACTGGGCTTGGAAGAATCATGGTCCCACTTCAACTGGACGCTCCAGGTTCAATTTTGAAGATGAGCTCTATACTGACAGTGGTGATTATGATGATGAGTTTGGCTTCAGTGGAACTGGGGAGAAGAGGGTATGGTGgtttgatgatgatgacgatgatgattgGGATGATGATTATGAGGAAAATGAGTTCGGGATTTTCAAG ATAATTAAAGCTTTTGGTTGGATGATTCCAGCCGTTGCCGTATCATTTCTGTTAGGAACTGACAACCCAAATGCTTTCTTAATGGCATTAGTAGTTCCATTAGGACAGACTGCCTTGTCACTTGTGATGGATAAAGTATGGGGAACTACGAGCACTAATCCAAAACGCAGATCAagaaccaaaaccaggaaaaagCCATTTGCTAGAGCTgccagcaaaacaaaaaagactgaGCCTAAGGCAGGGGAATACAAGACTAATGAAGGAAAAGCGAGTTACCAGTCGTGGGCGGCAACAGATGATGGTTCCAATAAGAAAAATACCAATAGGGCACCCAGTTTTGGTGGATGGGATGATCTAGATAAAGCAAGCTATAAGGCCGCTGGAAGGACAAGTAAAAAGGGAGATGAACGTCCAAAACAGAATAAAGGTAAATTAAGTAGGAGAGGAAGAGTCAGGGACAGACCACTACTTCTTAGGCTGTTGATTGCTGTCTTCCCATTTTTGGCTTCTTGGAGTAAGTTcctattttaa
- the LOC118056956 gene encoding bifunctional TH2 protein, mitochondrial isoform X2 — protein sequence MHNSFVQEWGIDPGKEGTINSATVKYTDFLLATASGKVEGVKGLGKLATPFERTKVAAYTLGAMTPCMRLYSFLGKELQAVLDPEEDGHPYKKWIDSYSSESFQASALQTEDLLDKLSVSLTGEELDIIEKLYHQAMKLEIEFFLAQPIAQTTLAPLTKGHNPEEDQLVIFSDFDLTCTVVDSSAILAEIAILTAPKSDVVQPETPIARMSSADLRNTWGLLSGQYTEEYEQCIESIMPSAKVEFNYEALCKALEQLSDFERRANSRVIDSGVLKGLNLEDVKRAGERLILQDGCTGFFQKIVKNENLNTNVHVLSYCWCGDLIRSAFSSGGLDALNIHANELIFEESISTGEIVKKVESPMDKAQAFNDILKNYSSERKNLTVYIGDSVGDLLCLLQADIGIVVGSSASLRCVGSQYGVSFVPLFPGLVRKQKESDGESPNWKGLSGILYTVSSWSEIHAFILGW from the exons ATGCACAATTCATTTGTACAG GAATGGGGTATAGACCCAGGTAAAGAGGGGACTATCAATTCTGCTACTGTAAAATACACAGATTTCTTGTTGGCTACAGCTTCTGGGAAGGTTGAAGGAGTGAAAGGTCTTGGTAAACTTGCAACTCCTTTTGAAAGAACAAAAGTTGCAGCCTATACTCTGGGTGCCATGACACCTTGCATGCGGCTGTATTCCTTTCTAGGCAAGGAACTCCAAGCAGTTTTAGATCCGGAGGAAGATGGGCACCCTTACAAGAAGTGGATTGACAGTTATTCGTCTGAGAGTTTTCAG GCATCAGCTCTGCAAACTGAAGACTTGCTGGATAAACTTAGTGTCTCCTTGACAGGCGAGGAGCTTGACATCATTGAAAAGCTTTATCACCAGGCCATGAAACTTGAAATAGAATTCTTCCTTGCTCAGCCAATTGCTCAGACAACTTTAGCTCCCCTGACAAAAGGGCATAACCCTGAAGAAGACCAGCTTGTCATATTTTCTGATTTTGATTTGACATGCACTGTTGTTGACTCTTCTGCCATTTTGGCAGAAATTGCAATACTAACAGCACCAAAATCTGATGTGGTTCAACCTGAGACTCCAATTGCTCGAATGTCATCAGCTGATCTAAGGAACACATGGGGTCTTCTTTCTGGACAGTACACTGAAGAGTATGAACAATGTATTGAAAGCATTATGCCATCTGCAAAAG TGGAATTCAACTATGAAGCTCTTTGTAAAGCACTTGAACAACTTTCAGACTTTGAGCGAAGGGCAAATTCTAGAGTGATTGATTCTGGAGTTCTCAAAGGTTTGAATCTTGAAGATGTAAAACGAGCGGGTGAACGTTTGATTCTTCAGGATGGTTGCACTGGTTTCTTTCAGAAAATTGTGAAGAATGAAAATTTGAACACTAATGTCCATGTGCTCTCATACTGCTGGTGTGGTGATCTCATCAGATCAGCTTTCTCCTCAG GGGGTTTGGATGCTCTAAATATTCATGCAAATGagttaatttttgaagaatcaATCTCCACGGGAGAGATTGTTAAAAAGGTGGAATCTCCCATGGACAAAGCTCAAGCTTTCAATGACATTTTAAAGAATTACAGCAGTGAAAGAAAGAACTTGACTGTTTACATTGGAGATTCAGTTGGTGACTTGCTTTGTCTACTTCAGGCAGATATTGGTATTGTAGTTGGATCTAGTGCAAGCTTAAGGTGCGTGGGAAGTCAATATGGTGTTTCTTTTGTACCACTGTTCCCTGGCTTGGTAAGAAAACAGAAGGAATCTGATGGAGAATCTCCTAATTGGAAAGGGCTATCTGGCATACTATACACAGTCTCCAGTTGGTCAGAAATACATGCCTTCATTTTGGGGTGGTAG
- the LOC118056959 gene encoding ammonium transporter 1 member 2, producing MACSASDLAPLLSTAVNSTGAATYLCSQFTTISNQLSDTSYAVNNTYLLFSAYLVFAMQLGFAMLCAGSVRAKNTMNIMLTNVLDAAAGGLSYYLFGYAFAFGSPSNGFIGRHFFGLSDFPSLQGDYSFFLYQWAFAIAAAGITSGSIAERTQFVAYLIYSSFLTGFVYPVVSHWLWSSDGWANPAKLDNNLLFGSGAIDFAGSGVVHMVGGIAGFWGAFIEGPRIGRFDRNGQSVALRGHSASLVVLGSFLLWFGWYGFNPGSFFIILKSYGGDAGGYYGQWSAVGRTAVTTTLAGSTAALTTLFGKRLLSGHWNVIDVCNGLLGGFAAITAGCSVVEPWAAIICGFVAAWVLIGCNKLADKLQYDDPLEAAQLHGGCGMWGLLFTGLFAKKAYVNEVYPNKPGRPYGLFMGGGGKLLAAQIIEILVILGWVSATMGPLFYGLHKLKLLRISAEDEMAGMDLTRHGGFAYAYDAEDDASGKSSFMMKKVQPSKNTTPNGDSPAINV from the coding sequence ATGGCCTGCTCAGCCTCTGACCTAGCTCCTCTCCTCTCCACCGCTGTCAACTCCACAGGAGCTGCCACCTACTTGTGCTCCCAGTTCACCACCATATCCAACCAGCTTTCAGACACAAGCTATGCAGTCAACAACACTTACCTTCTTTTCTCTGCCTACCTAGTCTTCGCTATGCAACTTGGCTTTGCCATGCTTTGTGCAGGCTCTGTGAGGGCCAAGAACACCATGAACATAATGCTCACTAATGTTCTTGATGCTGCTGCTGGTGGCCTTTCTTACTATCTCTTTGGCTACGCCTTTGCCTTCGGATCTCCCAGCAATGGCTTCATTGGCCGCCATTTCTTTGGTTTGAGTGACTTTCCTTCTCTTCAAGGTGATTATAGCTTCTTCCTCTATCAATGGGCGTTTGCCATAGCTGCTGCTGGCATCACTAGTGGCTCCATTGCTGAGAGAACCCAGTTCGTTGCTTACCTCATATACTCCTCCTTCTTGACCGGCTTTGTTTACCCTGTTGTTTCACATTGGCTTTGGTCCAGTGATGGTTGGGCCAATCCGGCTAAACTCGATAACAATCTCTTATTCGGTTCGGGTGCAATCGACTTTGCTGGTTCAGGTGTGGTTCACATGGTTGGAGGTATTGCGGGTTTTTGGGGCGCTTTCATTGAAGGCCCACGAATTGGCCGGTTTGACCGTAATGGTCAGTCCGTGGCCTTACGCGGTCATAGTGCTTCGTTAGTGGTGCTCGGTTCATTCCTATTATGGTTCGGGTGGTATGGGTTCAACCCCGGTTCGTTCTTTATAATCTTGAAAAGTTACGGTGGTGATGCTGGAGGGTATTATGGTCAATGGAGCGCTGTGGGAAGGACAGCTGTCACTACAACATTGGCTGGGAGCACAGCTGCCCTTACTACCCTGTTTGGGAAAAGATTGTTATCTGGTCATTGGAATGTGATTGATGTTTGTAATGGCTTATTAGGGGGTTTTGCTGCGATCACCGCAGGGTGTTCGGTGGTAGAACCGTGGGCTGCGATCATATGTGGCTTTGTTGCAGCTTGGGTTTTAATTGGGTGTAATAAGCTCGCAGATAAACTACAATATGATGACCCACTGGAGGCAGCCCAATTGCACGGCGGATGCGGAATGTGGGGGTTGCTGTTCACCGGGCTGTTCGCGAAGAAGGCGTACGTGAATGAAGTGTATCCAAACAAGCCGGGGCGGCCGTATGGGCTGTTCATGGGTGGTGGTGGGAAGCTGCTGGCGGCGCAGATAATTGAAATCTTGGTGATACTAGGGTGGGTCTCGGCGACAATGGGCCCACTGTTCTATGGGCTCCACAAGTTGAAGTTGCTGAGGATCTCAGCTGAGGATGAGATGGCAGGCATGGATTTGACAAGGCACGGAGGGTTTGCTTATGCATACGATGCAGAGGATGATGCTTCAGGAAAGTCTTCTTTTATGATGAAGAAGGTTCAGCCTTCGAAGAACACCACACCTAATGGAGACTCACCAGCTATCAATGTGTGA